One Aneurinibacillus migulanus genomic region harbors:
- the ylbJ gene encoding sporulation integral membrane protein YlbJ, with product MRAIKPYLITILFAVCSFVLAVSLVLFPDTSFLAALRGLKIWWDVVFPALLPFFITSEILLGLGLAHFMGVLLEPLMRPIFNVPGPGSFVWTMGFASGYPISAKLTVRLREQKLISRAEGERLVSYTTTADPVFITGAVAIGFFGSAKVGLILLICHYTTAILVGFIMARHNRSGERTPYRPDTSRSTLYRALTAMHHARLQDGRAFGKLMGDAVTTSLHTQLLLGGFILFFSVLLDLFTKLKVIALLSMLLGNVLSFFGHPVEAAQAFIYGLFEVTLGAKETSELFVSLSPVFVMATTSAVLAWGGLSVHAQIASMLAETDIRYRPFLFARLCHAALAFLFTYTIGAFLYSKLPHTAQGALPVWLSYDPAQGSLWTLSSSWQALSLLVCAGALLFTIISVHIGTWLTRK from the coding sequence ATGCGTGCCATAAAGCCATACTTGATTACCATTCTGTTCGCCGTCTGCTCCTTTGTGCTGGCGGTAAGCCTGGTGCTATTCCCGGATACGTCGTTTTTGGCGGCGCTAAGAGGGTTGAAAATCTGGTGGGATGTTGTTTTTCCCGCACTACTTCCATTTTTTATTACATCGGAAATACTGCTTGGGCTTGGTCTGGCTCATTTTATGGGAGTATTGCTCGAACCACTCATGCGCCCCATCTTTAATGTTCCCGGTCCCGGCTCTTTCGTCTGGACAATGGGCTTTGCCTCCGGATACCCTATCAGTGCCAAGCTAACCGTTCGCTTACGCGAACAAAAATTAATTTCACGCGCTGAGGGTGAACGTCTCGTATCTTATACTACGACAGCCGATCCCGTTTTTATTACTGGAGCGGTAGCGATCGGCTTTTTTGGCAGTGCAAAAGTGGGCCTCATACTGCTTATCTGTCATTATACAACAGCGATTCTTGTTGGATTCATTATGGCTCGACATAATCGAAGCGGAGAACGTACACCTTATCGGCCTGATACATCCCGGTCGACTCTGTACCGGGCGTTGACCGCAATGCACCACGCACGCCTACAGGATGGCCGGGCATTCGGCAAGCTGATGGGTGATGCTGTGACAACCTCACTACATACACAGCTTTTGCTCGGCGGTTTCATCCTGTTTTTTTCCGTGTTGCTGGATTTATTTACGAAACTGAAAGTGATAGCACTGCTGTCGATGCTACTAGGCAATGTACTGTCTTTCTTCGGTCATCCCGTTGAAGCAGCACAGGCATTCATCTATGGACTATTTGAGGTAACGCTCGGAGCTAAAGAAACAAGCGAACTATTCGTCTCCCTGTCCCCAGTATTCGTTATGGCGACTACAAGTGCTGTACTTGCCTGGGGCGGATTGTCTGTACACGCTCAAATAGCGAGCATGCTTGCAGAAACGGATATACGTTACCGTCCCTTCCTGTTTGCCCGTCTCTGCCATGCTGCTCTTGCATTCTTGTTTACCTACACCATCGGTGCGTTTTTGTACAGCAAACTACCGCATACAGCGCAAGGCGCGCTTCCTGTATGGCTTTCCTACGATCCGGCGCAGGGTTCACTCTGGACACTTTCCTCTTCCTGGCAAGCGCTCTCGCTTCTAGTATGTGCAGGAGCACTCCTCTTCACTATAATATCGGTACATATCGGCACCTGGCTTACCAGAAAGTAA
- a CDS encoding Asp23/Gls24 family envelope stress response protein, giving the protein MSVQISTELGKIEIDTEVIATFAGAVAMECYGLVGMSSRRTMKDGIADILRRENLSRGVEVRDEDNQTVIDLYIIVSYGTRISEVAHSVQERVKYALDKMLGLTVDEVNIYVQGVRGEMSS; this is encoded by the coding sequence ATGAGCGTTCAAATTAGCACAGAACTCGGAAAAATCGAGATAGATACAGAAGTTATCGCCACGTTTGCTGGAGCAGTTGCCATGGAATGCTATGGTTTGGTCGGCATGTCGTCGCGTCGTACGATGAAAGATGGCATCGCCGATATTCTGCGCCGGGAAAACCTGTCACGCGGTGTGGAAGTACGGGATGAAGACAATCAGACTGTTATTGATCTGTATATCATTGTGAGCTATGGAACAAGAATTTCCGAGGTTGCCCATAGCGTACAGGAACGTGTGAAATACGCTTTGGATAAAATGCTGGGTTTAACCGTGGATGAAGTGAACATATATGTGCAAGGTGTTCGTGGAGAGATGAGCTCCTAG
- the rpe gene encoding ribulose-phosphate 3-epimerase yields MVKIAPSILSADFARLGEEIREVEQGGADWIHVDVMDGHFVPNLTIGPLIVKAVRPHTSLTLDVHLMIENADMYIPEFAKSGADIITVHQEACVHLHRTLYHIKNQGVKAAVSLNPATPVSTLEHVLEDLDMVLLMSVNPGFGGQKFIPGVVRKVEQLKSMLAERGLADSVDIQIDGGINAETAPLVTKAGATCLVAGNAVFGQENRALAIEEIKRACQ; encoded by the coding sequence ATGGTGAAAATTGCACCGTCGATTCTTTCTGCGGATTTTGCCCGCCTGGGAGAAGAGATTAGAGAAGTAGAGCAAGGAGGAGCGGATTGGATTCATGTCGACGTGATGGACGGCCATTTCGTCCCGAACCTAACGATAGGTCCGCTGATTGTAAAGGCGGTTCGACCGCATACGAGTCTAACGCTTGATGTCCATCTTATGATTGAGAATGCGGATATGTATATTCCCGAGTTCGCAAAGAGTGGCGCGGATATCATTACGGTTCATCAGGAAGCTTGCGTGCACCTGCACCGTACTCTCTACCACATTAAAAATCAGGGCGTTAAGGCGGCGGTTTCACTTAACCCGGCTACTCCGGTTTCGACGCTCGAACACGTGCTTGAAGATTTGGATATGGTACTGCTGATGTCGGTGAATCCGGGCTTTGGCGGCCAGAAGTTTATTCCGGGGGTTGTGCGGAAAGTGGAGCAATTGAAATCCATGCTTGCAGAACGCGGTCTTGCGGATAGCGTAGATATCCAGATTGATGGTGGTATTAACGCCGAGACAGCACCACTTGTAACAAAAGCGGGAGCAACCTGTCTTGTAGCGGGAAATGCCGTGTTTGGCCAGGAGAATCGCGCTCTTGCCATTGAAGAAATCAAGCGAGCGTGTCAGTAA
- the spoVM gene encoding stage V sporulation protein SpoVM, with product MELYLNMGGVIMRFYTIKLPKFLGGLIRAILGGGKR from the coding sequence ATGGAATTGTACTTGAATATGGGAGGGGTCATCATGCGTTTTTATACGATTAAGCTACCGAAGTTTTTAGGAGGACTGATTCGCGCGATTCTTGGCGGGGGAAAGCGATGA
- a CDS encoding DAK2 domain-containing protein produces the protein MRSNTLTGQVLRQMYKAGAERLTQHVKKVDALNVFPVPDGDTGTNMNLTFTSGAAELDKSPETTVEKISAIFSRGLLMGARGNSGVILSQLFRGFAKGLSGVSEADSYRLAEAFQQGVDMAYKAVMKPVEGTILTVAREAAAAARKAARSGSVEGVIEMLVEAARQALANTPNQLPVLKEVGVVDSGGQGLVYIYEGFLSAVKAGVTFDEPEMESGPVVVGESSLFGEAHVEMHHVIDQMDIQYGYCTEFMVHLKPDTPFLQQEFQERIGSYGDSLLVVADDDLVKVHIHAEEPGDVLSFAHRYGALDRIKIENMRLQHEDVLRRQKTKQMDWTPEQGDEHEMASVPSRSKKANKPYAIIAVASGEGIAEIFRSLGVQTIIEGGQTMNPSTEQFVHAIEETDAERVIILPNNKNIVMAAQQAADLADVQVTVIPSTSIPQGMSSLLAFSADERMETNRDRMSEALGYVKTGLVTYAVRDTTLNELVIKEGDFIGIFDGDIVTSGQNPYETARLLITEMVGEEDELITLIYGTDVEDEDMEKLKKQLKSSYGAYEVEVHNGGQPLYSFIIAVE, from the coding sequence GTGAGAAGCAACACATTGACGGGACAGGTTCTTCGTCAAATGTATAAAGCGGGCGCAGAGCGTCTGACGCAACATGTCAAAAAGGTAGACGCGCTCAATGTATTCCCGGTGCCGGATGGCGATACGGGAACCAATATGAATTTAACTTTTACTTCAGGTGCGGCTGAGTTGGACAAGTCGCCAGAGACGACAGTCGAAAAAATTTCAGCCATATTTTCTCGCGGCCTATTAATGGGGGCACGAGGTAATTCCGGAGTCATTTTGTCTCAGCTTTTCCGAGGATTCGCCAAAGGGCTTTCGGGCGTGTCCGAAGCGGATAGCTATCGGCTAGCTGAAGCATTCCAACAAGGAGTGGACATGGCCTACAAAGCAGTTATGAAGCCAGTAGAAGGGACGATTCTGACTGTTGCACGGGAAGCTGCAGCAGCTGCACGCAAAGCAGCGCGTAGTGGTTCTGTTGAAGGTGTCATTGAGATGCTGGTGGAAGCGGCTAGACAAGCTTTGGCTAATACGCCAAACCAGCTTCCGGTACTGAAGGAGGTCGGTGTCGTTGATTCGGGCGGTCAGGGGCTTGTCTATATTTACGAAGGGTTTTTGAGCGCGGTGAAAGCCGGCGTTACTTTTGACGAGCCAGAGATGGAATCCGGGCCCGTTGTGGTAGGGGAGTCTTCGCTGTTCGGTGAAGCGCATGTGGAAATGCACCATGTCATCGATCAGATGGATATTCAATACGGATATTGTACGGAATTTATGGTGCATTTGAAGCCGGATACGCCGTTTTTGCAACAGGAGTTTCAAGAGCGGATCGGCAGTTATGGAGATTCGTTGCTCGTCGTCGCGGATGACGATTTGGTGAAAGTCCATATCCATGCTGAAGAACCGGGAGATGTGTTGTCATTTGCGCACCGCTATGGCGCTCTTGACCGAATTAAAATTGAAAATATGCGCCTTCAGCATGAAGATGTGCTTCGTCGACAGAAAACGAAACAGATGGATTGGACACCGGAACAGGGTGATGAGCATGAGATGGCTTCAGTTCCGTCCAGGTCAAAGAAAGCAAATAAACCGTACGCGATTATCGCTGTGGCAAGTGGAGAGGGCATCGCGGAGATTTTTAGAAGTCTGGGTGTTCAGACCATTATCGAAGGCGGCCAGACGATGAATCCGAGCACAGAACAATTTGTACATGCTATTGAAGAGACGGATGCGGAGCGGGTTATCATTCTGCCTAATAACAAAAATATTGTCATGGCCGCTCAGCAAGCTGCCGATCTTGCGGATGTTCAGGTAACAGTTATTCCCTCTACAAGTATTCCGCAAGGCATGTCTTCGTTACTCGCTTTTTCAGCTGATGAGCGAATGGAGACAAACCGTGATCGGATGAGTGAAGCGCTAGGCTATGTAAAAACAGGTCTTGTCACCTATGCCGTCCGAGATACGACATTGAATGAGCTTGTTATTAAGGAAGGCGATTTCATTGGGATTTTCGATGGGGATATCGTTACGTCAGGACAGAATCCATATGAAACAGCACGCCTGCTCATTACGGAAATGGTCGGTGAAGAGGACGAATTGATTACGCTTATTTATGGCACGGATGTCGAGGATGAGGACATGGAGAAGCTCAAAAAACAGCTTAAATCCTCGTATGGCGCCTATGAAGTGGAAGTGCATAACGGGGGACAGCCTCTCTATTCGTTCATCATTGCAGTTGAATAA
- the coaD gene encoding pantetheine-phosphate adenylyltransferase: protein MSIAVCPGSFDPVTYGHLDIIQRGTKVFDKVIVAVLINRNKTNPVFTIEERLELLREVTKDMPNVEVDTFTGLLVEYMHEKGARAIIKGLRAVSDFEYEMQMASINRLLDNKIETFFMMTNNQYSFLSSSIVKEVGKYGADVSSLVPPVVEKALREKFGEPR from the coding sequence TTGAGCATTGCAGTATGTCCAGGAAGCTTCGACCCGGTTACATACGGGCACCTTGATATCATCCAGCGAGGGACTAAGGTATTCGACAAAGTCATTGTGGCGGTACTTATCAATCGTAATAAAACAAATCCAGTGTTTACGATTGAAGAAAGATTGGAGCTTTTACGTGAAGTGACAAAAGATATGCCAAATGTCGAAGTGGATACGTTTACGGGTTTGCTTGTTGAGTATATGCATGAGAAGGGCGCCAGGGCCATTATTAAAGGTCTGCGCGCCGTATCAGACTTTGAATATGAGATGCAGATGGCATCCATCAATCGTTTGTTGGATAACAAAATCGAGACATTCTTTATGATGACTAACAACCAGTATTCCTTCTTAAGTTCCAGCATCGTAAAAGAAGTCGGTAAATATGGCGCCGATGTCAGCAGTCTTGTACCGCCGGTAGTAGAAAAAGCGTTGCGTGAAAAATTTGGAGAACCCCGCTAG
- the rsmD gene encoding 16S rRNA (guanine(966)-N(2))-methyltransferase RsmD yields the protein MEAMRVVAGSKKGHPLQAVPGKGTRPTVDKVKESIFNMIGPYFDGGLVLDLYAGTGGLGIEALSRGAEKCIFVDANRKAIGIVQQNLSSTELNEKAEVYRNDANRALNALKKRELMFDIVFLDPPYAEQKIESQIAIMLDHGLLAPNAMIVAEHDVKDELCNHIGSVDKIREVTYGQTAITVYRNEG from the coding sequence GTGGAAGCGATGCGAGTGGTAGCAGGCTCAAAAAAAGGGCATCCGCTGCAGGCTGTGCCGGGCAAAGGCACGCGTCCGACAGTGGATAAAGTGAAAGAGTCCATTTTTAATATGATTGGTCCTTATTTTGACGGGGGACTGGTTCTTGATTTATATGCAGGGACAGGAGGACTTGGTATTGAGGCATTGAGTCGCGGAGCGGAGAAATGCATTTTTGTTGATGCAAATCGCAAGGCGATCGGAATCGTTCAGCAGAACCTGAGTTCTACCGAGCTGAATGAGAAGGCAGAAGTGTATCGTAACGACGCAAATCGGGCCCTTAATGCGCTTAAAAAAAGGGAGCTTATGTTCGATATCGTGTTTCTTGATCCGCCGTATGCTGAACAGAAAATCGAAAGCCAAATCGCCATTATGCTTGATCACGGCTTGCTTGCACCAAACGCTATGATTGTGGCTGAGCATGATGTGAAGGATGAGCTGTGTAATCATATCGGTAGTGTGGATAAAATAAGAGAAGTAACATACGGCCAGACAGCGATTACAGTTTATCGAAACGAAGGATAG
- the recG gene encoding ATP-dependent DNA helicase RecG: MDKKVYKETKAVSNQLQQPVTTLKGIGAERAIDLASLDIHTVQDLLEHFPYRYEDYRVRDLSEAEDGEKITIVGTVYGEPVVRFYGKKKSRLTVKIVVNRVVVTAIWFNRQFLKQQLRAGREIMLSGKFERARLQMTVSEHHFLDTDKKTPQEGSIQPVYSTNANIQVKQIRRWVADALKDYGDKVEEILPAYLVQKYKLAPRAEAIRNIHFPESVLGGKQGRRRLAFEELFLFQLKLQAYHAVNRRTSDGMAQSILLPQVKEFIHSLPFPLTGAQERVVKEILGDMQAGYRMNRLLQGDVGSGKTVVAAIALYATITAGYQGALMVPTEILAEQHYTTLQELLTPHGIELAILSGSATTRQRRDILAGLQSGLIHIVVGTHALIQEDVYFRNLGLVITDEQHRFGVEQRRILREKGLHPDVLFMTATPIPRTLAITAFGDMDVSTIDELPAGRKPVETYWVKHDMLDRILAFINKELGKGRQAYVISPLIEESEKLDLQNAMDVHAQLSHYFAGKYNVGLMHGRLPSKEKDEVMQRFSSGEVQILVSTTVVEVGVNVPNASVMVIYDAERFGLAQLHQLRGRVGRGAEQSYCILIADPKSEVGKERMRIMTETNDGFEVARRDLELRGPGDFFGTKQSGLPEFKIADVVQDYRMLEVARQEAADLISHPSFWVGPEYAPLRHYLKRDEYFLEKIKD; the protein is encoded by the coding sequence ATGGATAAGAAAGTATATAAGGAGACGAAAGCAGTGAGTAATCAATTACAGCAACCTGTTACCACATTGAAAGGAATCGGGGCAGAAAGAGCCATTGACCTGGCCTCACTCGATATTCATACTGTGCAGGACTTGCTTGAGCATTTTCCATACCGTTATGAAGATTATCGAGTACGTGATTTGAGCGAAGCGGAAGACGGGGAGAAGATCACGATTGTTGGGACGGTATACGGAGAACCGGTTGTCCGGTTTTACGGCAAGAAGAAATCGCGTCTTACTGTAAAAATCGTGGTGAATAGGGTAGTGGTAACCGCGATTTGGTTTAACCGCCAGTTTCTTAAACAACAGCTGCGCGCTGGCCGTGAGATTATGCTATCCGGAAAATTCGAGAGGGCGCGGCTTCAAATGACTGTAAGCGAGCATCACTTTCTTGACACCGACAAGAAAACCCCGCAGGAAGGTTCGATTCAGCCGGTATATTCGACCAATGCTAATATTCAAGTAAAACAAATACGTCGCTGGGTGGCTGATGCGCTCAAGGATTATGGTGATAAAGTGGAAGAGATTTTGCCAGCGTATTTAGTACAAAAATACAAGCTGGCCCCTCGGGCAGAAGCCATCCGCAACATTCATTTTCCGGAAAGTGTATTGGGCGGTAAGCAGGGACGACGTCGATTGGCATTCGAAGAGTTGTTTTTGTTTCAATTGAAGCTACAGGCATATCATGCAGTGAACCGAAGGACAAGCGACGGAATGGCGCAGAGTATACTGCTTCCACAGGTGAAAGAGTTTATCCACAGTCTACCGTTTCCACTGACAGGCGCGCAGGAGCGTGTCGTCAAAGAAATTCTAGGTGATATGCAAGCCGGGTATAGGATGAATCGTCTTCTGCAAGGGGATGTCGGTTCTGGAAAAACAGTAGTGGCTGCTATCGCACTGTATGCGACCATTACGGCAGGCTATCAGGGTGCATTGATGGTACCTACGGAGATTCTGGCTGAGCAGCATTATACCACGCTGCAGGAATTGCTTACACCGCACGGTATTGAGCTTGCTATTCTTTCCGGTAGTGCGACAACGCGCCAACGCCGAGATATTCTCGCCGGACTGCAGTCCGGTCTCATTCATATTGTTGTCGGTACGCATGCGCTTATCCAGGAAGATGTGTATTTTCGGAATTTAGGTCTAGTTATTACGGATGAGCAACATCGGTTCGGAGTCGAACAACGGCGTATCCTACGTGAGAAAGGCCTGCATCCGGACGTATTATTCATGACTGCGACACCGATTCCACGTACTCTGGCCATTACTGCGTTTGGAGATATGGACGTATCGACAATTGATGAACTGCCAGCTGGTCGCAAACCGGTGGAAACGTACTGGGTTAAGCATGATATGTTGGATAGAATTTTAGCGTTTATAAATAAGGAGCTGGGCAAAGGTCGCCAGGCTTATGTCATTTCGCCGCTTATCGAGGAATCGGAGAAGCTTGATTTACAGAATGCGATGGATGTTCACGCGCAGCTTAGTCATTATTTTGCCGGGAAATACAATGTAGGGTTAATGCATGGACGTCTGCCTTCAAAGGAAAAGGACGAAGTTATGCAGAGGTTCAGCAGTGGAGAAGTACAAATCCTTGTTTCCACGACAGTGGTGGAGGTTGGCGTGAACGTGCCGAATGCATCGGTAATGGTCATCTACGATGCTGAACGCTTCGGACTGGCCCAGTTGCATCAATTACGTGGACGTGTCGGACGCGGAGCGGAACAGTCGTACTGCATCCTTATCGCCGACCCAAAATCGGAAGTTGGCAAAGAGCGGATGCGAATTATGACGGAAACAAATGATGGTTTTGAAGTGGCGCGCCGTGACCTTGAATTGCGTGGACCCGGGGATTTCTTCGGTACGAAACAGAGCGGATTGCCGGAATTTAAAATAGCCGATGTTGTACAGGATTACCGCATGCTTGAAGTGGCCCGCCAGGAGGCGGCTGATCTGATTAGCCATCCTTCGTTCTGGGTCGGGCCTGAATATGCACCGCTGCGTCATTATTTGAAGCGGGATGAGTATTTTTTGGAGAAAATTAAAGATTAG
- a CDS encoding DegV family protein, protein MKLYIVTDSTADIPKELATELDIHIIPLKVHIEDVTYLDGVTLSTGEFYEKLEKADKLPRTSQPSPADFVDVYESLASREEDGEVISIHLSSALSGTYQTANLAKDMVQEKINVHAIDSRTASYALGSIVVAVARAARAGKELQYCLDLAQRLIANHKAFFVMDTLMYLQKGGRIGKASAVLGSLLNVKPILTFDEAGEVAAVEKVRGKKKAVGRIVDLVKEYAAGKPVVASVVHATSHEEAEALKVRVAEELNVTEDIIVTELGPVIGTYGGPGLLAVMLYKA, encoded by the coding sequence ATGAAGCTTTATATTGTAACAGACAGTACGGCCGATATCCCAAAAGAATTGGCTACCGAATTGGATATTCATATTATTCCGTTGAAAGTGCATATTGAGGACGTGACATATCTGGATGGTGTGACATTGTCTACTGGTGAATTCTACGAGAAGCTTGAGAAAGCAGACAAGTTGCCTCGCACTTCCCAGCCTTCACCGGCCGATTTCGTCGATGTATATGAATCGCTGGCCTCTAGGGAAGAGGATGGCGAAGTTATCTCTATTCATCTATCCAGTGCATTAAGTGGCACATATCAGACGGCCAATCTGGCAAAAGATATGGTACAGGAAAAAATCAATGTGCATGCAATTGATAGCCGGACGGCGTCGTATGCGCTAGGATCTATTGTAGTGGCAGTGGCGCGGGCTGCACGCGCGGGCAAAGAACTTCAGTATTGTCTTGACTTGGCACAGCGGCTCATCGCCAACCACAAGGCGTTTTTCGTGATGGATACGCTAATGTATTTGCAGAAGGGTGGACGTATTGGTAAGGCTTCTGCTGTACTCGGTTCTCTTTTGAATGTAAAGCCGATTTTGACGTTTGATGAAGCCGGGGAAGTCGCTGCAGTAGAAAAAGTGCGTGGCAAGAAAAAAGCGGTAGGTCGTATTGTGGACCTGGTTAAGGAGTATGCCGCCGGTAAGCCGGTAGTGGCCTCGGTTGTCCATGCTACCAGCCACGAGGAGGCAGAGGCACTGAAAGTACGGGTTGCAGAAGAATTAAATGTAACAGAAGATATTATCGTGACCGAACTTGGGCCGGTCATCGGCACATATGGCGGCCCGGGATTACTGGCTGTCATGCTATATAAAGCCTAG
- a CDS encoding patatin-like phospholipase family protein: MPHIGLALGAGGARGFAHIGVLEILEEHGIMPAYLSGSSMGSLIASLYACGFTPQMMEKLAINLKRKHWLDLCVPGMGFVTGEKLRHIVKLLTRSKNIEELERPLSIVATDLASGERVVFTEGPIHEAVRASVSIPGIFVPYKLGSRLLVDGGVVDRVPIELVRTMGSELTIGVDVSLAPSNSPVRTFFDVIFQTIDVMEREIFLHRTVHADVMIRPDVGRFSSTSFTNIDIIIEEGRKAARLMVPHIQEKMEDWRRHA, encoded by the coding sequence ATGCCGCACATCGGATTGGCTTTGGGCGCGGGCGGCGCGCGCGGCTTTGCGCACATCGGCGTGCTGGAAATACTTGAAGAGCACGGTATCATGCCTGCCTATTTATCAGGTAGCAGCATGGGAAGTCTTATTGCTTCACTGTATGCATGCGGATTTACGCCACAGATGATGGAAAAGCTTGCTATTAATCTGAAGCGAAAGCATTGGCTTGATCTTTGTGTTCCCGGTATGGGCTTCGTTACGGGAGAGAAGTTGCGTCATATTGTGAAGTTGCTTACCCGTAGCAAGAACATAGAAGAGCTGGAACGCCCGCTCTCCATCGTAGCTACTGATTTGGCGTCAGGAGAGAGAGTCGTATTTACGGAAGGGCCGATTCATGAAGCGGTGCGTGCGAGCGTATCTATACCCGGCATTTTTGTGCCGTATAAACTGGGGAGTAGATTGTTAGTGGATGGCGGTGTCGTGGATCGGGTGCCGATTGAGCTTGTTCGCACGATGGGCTCAGAGTTGACCATCGGAGTTGATGTATCGCTTGCCCCTTCCAATAGTCCGGTGCGTACGTTTTTCGATGTTATTTTTCAGACTATTGATGTAATGGAACGGGAGATATTCCTTCATCGTACGGTACATGCAGATGTAATGATTCGACCGGATGTCGGACGTTTCAGTTCCACTTCATTTACGAATATTGACATAATCATTGAAGAAGGCAGAAAGGCGGCACGATTGATGGTACCGCACATACAAGAGAAAATGGAAGATTGGAGGAGACACGCATGA
- a CDS encoding MgtC/SapB family protein — MRATVNGFIDQITRSVLDFEHWEMYLRLALSAIFGFFIGLERTSRSKPAGIKTYTFVTVASTLLTLVSIHTVDRYSLPGRTMMDPMRLTAQIVSGLGFLGAGLIIQRGRSVKGLTSAAMVFFSGGIGIAIGAGYYGMTAFTMFLMYAVLRIGHRLEHSPRWSHHTDDPDEEIEADKHTDK, encoded by the coding sequence GTGAGAGCAACCGTGAATGGATTTATTGATCAAATCACCCGGTCCGTGCTCGACTTTGAACACTGGGAGATGTATTTACGCCTTGCATTAAGCGCGATTTTCGGATTTTTTATCGGTTTGGAGCGTACGAGCCGTTCTAAGCCTGCTGGCATTAAAACATATACATTTGTAACCGTAGCTTCTACATTATTAACGCTTGTCTCTATCCATACCGTCGACAGGTACTCTCTACCCGGCCGCACGATGATGGACCCGATGCGCTTAACCGCGCAAATTGTCAGTGGACTCGGCTTTCTCGGCGCCGGTCTCATCATTCAACGCGGTCGTTCCGTCAAAGGCCTTACATCGGCGGCTATGGTATTCTTCTCTGGGGGCATCGGCATTGCAATAGGCGCCGGCTATTACGGTATGACTGCGTTTACCATGTTTTTGATGTATGCTGTACTTCGCATCGGCCATCGACTGGAGCATTCTCCCCGCTGGTCTCATCATACTGACGACCCGGACGAAGAAATAGAAGCGGACAAGCACACGGACAAGTAG
- the rpmB gene encoding 50S ribosomal protein L28, which produces MARVCYVTGKRSKTGNKRSHSNRANKRTWGVNVQKVRILVDGKPKRVYVSTKALKSGLVERV; this is translated from the coding sequence ATGGCACGTGTATGTTACGTAACTGGTAAACGGTCAAAAACCGGCAACAAGCGCAGCCACTCCAACCGTGCAAACAAACGCACATGGGGCGTAAACGTACAAAAAGTACGTATCCTGGTGGATGGTAAACCGAAGCGCGTATACGTAAGCACTAAAGCATTGAAATCCGGTTTAGTTGAGCGCGTATAA